The Chitinophaga caeni genome segment GCACAAATTGATCAATTTTAAGAAAACAATTATACTGGTATTGATCCTGGTATTAGGCAGTAATACATATGCATGGGGCCCAACGGGGCATCGGGTGGTTGCAGAGATTGCCAATAGGCATTTAAGTTCCCGGGCAAAAAAAGCGATTGCCGGCATCATCGGAAACGAAAGCTTGGCGATGATTGCCAACTGGCCCGATTTCATAAAATCCGATACTACTAACAAATACAAGCATACTTCCCCCTGGCATTATGTGGACTTCCCCGGCCACATATCCAGGGAAACTTTTGATGAGATGATCCGTGAGGATAAAGCGCAAGGCGAGTTGTACAAGCAAACCCTTGCCATGATCGAGCAACTAAAAAATCCTGCCTCCAGTAAAGAAGAAAAAAGGTTTGCATTGAGTTTCTTGGTACACATGATAGGGGATATGCACCAACCGTTACATGTTGGTCATGATGAAGATCAAGGCGGTAATAAGATTAGTGTGAAATGGTTTGACAAACCCACGAACCTCCACCGTGTTTGGGACGAACACTTAATTGATTTCCAACAGCTTAGTTATACAGAATACACAAATTGGCTGGATCGCTCACCATTATCAACAATTAAAACGATACAAGGAGGAAGCATTACAGACTGGTTATTCGAATCGCATTTAATAGCCGATAAAATTTATGATCGCACCAAGGATGGGGATCAATTGAGTTACCGTTACAATTACATCTTTGTAAACGACCTCAATAACCAACTTTTGAAAGGTGGATTAAGGTTAGCGAAGGTGCTGAATGACATTTATAAATAAATAAAATATCCGCCCCGGTTAATTTTTATGTAGATCATAATATTATAAAACGGGCTGCTTTCTTTGGATGGAAAGCAGCCCGTTGTTCTTCATTTTATTTAATCAATACCTTTTATACAAGATCTATATCAAAATTCACAAGCTGTACAAATTGATCTAATCTTTCGCTGATATCATCGCGTGTAATTCCGCGTAAACGCTTCACACCGAACTGTTCTACACAAAAAGACGCCATCGCGGAACCAACGATTATTGCCGTCTTCATATTTTCAAAAGAAATATCCTTGGTGCGGGCAATATGACCGATAAATCCACCGGCAAACGTATCGCCGGCCCCCGTTGGATCAAAAACATCATCCAAAGGCATAGCAGGAGCAAAGAACACGTGATTTTCACTAAATAATAGCGCTCCATGTTCCCCTTTCTTAATGATAAGGTATTTGGGACCCATGGTAAGGATCTTCTTCGCAGCCTTCACTAATGAATATTCCCCGGTTAATTGACGGGCTTCGCTATCATTCACCAACAATACATCCACCATTTTGATGACTTCTAATAGATCGCTAAGTGCCGTTTCCATCCAAAAGTTCATCGTATCCATCACGATCAATTTCGGACGAACCTTAAACTGTTCGATCACGCTTTTCTGCACCTGCGGGGTAAGGTTACCCAGGATGAGAAATTCGCTGGACTGGTAACTGTCGGGTATCATCGGGTCAAAATCAGCCAAAACATTGAGCTCTGTAGCCAAAGTATCCCTGGTGTTCATATCCATATGGTAACGGCCTGCCCAATAGAAGCTTTTTTCACCCTGCTTCATTTGCACACCTTCCAGTTGAACCCCCTTCTTTGAAAGCTCATCAAGCTCATCCTTGGGGAAATCCTCCCCGATTACGGAGACTTGATTCACACTATCCAAGAAATTCGATGCAGCCCAAGCAATATAAGTAGCAGAACCCCCAATAATTTTACCAGATTTTCCAAAGGGCGTTTCAATTTCATCGAACGCCATAGAGCCTACAACAGTCAGCGACATTTATACAAATTTAAAATTGATGAATGCAGAAAACCGGGATTTCCCCGGCTTAAAAACTCGCCAAAGTTAAGTATTAAAGGGGAGAAGGTGGTGCAATCTCCCCCTAAAATTGACAATTTACCGCTAAATGTGAACCAGCTTCCATTTTCCCCGGCGGAATATTGCGAAACCGATAGCCGCTACCACCGTTTCTGCGATACAGATTGCTATGAATACACCCGGTGGACCGAACCGAAAAATAATGGCCAAGATATATGCCAACGGGATTTGTATTAACCAGAACCCTACTATATTAATCAACAGGGGAGTCCTGGTATCACCGGCGCCATTAATTGATTGGATAATGACCATCCCGAAAGCATACACTAAAAACCCGATGCTTACAATCCTTAAACAGTCAACACCATAGCGAATTACCTCCGGTTCATGGGTAAACATCCCGATAATTCCCTTCGTAAACACGATGAAAAAGACAGAAATTGTACCTAGTACCGCCATATTATAAAAGGCGGCCCGGTATACGGATTGCTCTGCCCTGTCCGGTTGCTGGGCACCCAGGTTCTGCCCGACAAGCGTGGCCGCGGCATTTGCTAAGCCCCATGCCGGTAAAAGCGAGAAAATCACCACCCTGATACCGATCGTATAACCGGCGATGGCAGCTTCTCCAAAAGAAGAAATAATCCTGATCAGTACAATCCAACTTGCCGAGTTGATGAGGAATTGTCCCGCAGCACTAGAAGCGATTTTAACGACTTGCTTCATCAATGCCATGTTAGGTTTAAATAAAGCAAAGTTGAAATTAATATTCTTATTTCCCCTGAATAGAAACCATAGCTGGAATATTACGCCGGTGCTACGCCCTACAACCGTAGCAATAGCAGCGCCCTTTAACCCGAAAGCAGGTATAGGCCCCCATCCGAAGATGAATATGGGGCAGCAAATGATATTGATGATATTTGCTAACCATAGGGACTGCATTGCCATGACCGCGTTGCCCGCTCCCCGGAAAATACCGTTGACCAGGAACAATAAGGTAATCACGATATTGCTGCCAAGCATAATCCTAGTGTAAGAAGTTCCGACTTGCAGGACTTCATTTCCAGCGCCCATTAACTTTAATAACTGCGGGGCAAAGAATGCACCCGGAATAGAGATTAAAAGCGAAACAATGATACCGACCAACAAGGTTTGCGCAGCGGCGCGGGAAGCGCCATCTTTATCCTTTTCGCCCGTTCTACGTGCAACTAAGGCAGTGGCAGCCATACCGATCCCCATCGCCAATGAATAAATAATCATCAGCATTGATTCCGTCAACCCCACGGTGGCGATACTATTTTTGCCCAGTTCACTTACAAAATAGATATCTACCACTGCAAAAAGTGATTCCATCACCATCTCCAAGATCATGGGGATAGCTAATAATACGATAGCCTGTTTAATACTCCCGGAAGTATAATTATATTCTTTTCCCGTAATGGCATTTCCGATCAAACCGAAAATCCTTTGCACACGGGAAACTCGTTGCGATAGACGCATGGTTAAACAACTTAAATTGAGTAATAATTAGAAATAACAAACGAAGTGGCGCAAAGGATCTTTGCGCTGCAATAAGAGAAATGATTTACATCTTGACTTCGCTAGAACAAGATGGGTGTGGAGACTTTCATAATCAGCATAGTTTGAGTTGCAAATATAGACATTTTATTTACTTCGAGAGAAATTCTATGAATTAATTGTCATGTAAACAAATTTGGAAATTTCAAATGAGGGCTTTTAAAAGGTGTTGCGACATCCTCAATTTAAAATACCCGTAATGAAAATACAGCCTGATTTTCATAATAGAATAAGGCAGAACAGCATTCCATTGAAAAAAATTAAAAAAAAATTCAAATTGCTGTAACATTTCATAAACACTCCCGTTTAACATCCATAACCAATAATGAAAACTAAACTCGATTATCGGAAACCTATTGAGAAAAATTCATTAAACAAACATCAATAATTTAAAAACGGAAACCATGTTTATGCTTACTAAAAAGGCTCTTAAAAGAAGCCTAATGGCTATTGCTTTGCCCGCAATGCTTTGCTTTACAGTTACTGCTTGTAGCGATGACGATGACGATGCGCCAAGAATGCGCACCAAGGAGTACGCTTTCACTAGCACAGATAGTACAGCAAATGGTAAAGTGACCATCAAGGAGAAAGCTGATTCTACTATTGAAATCGCCATCACACTCAATAAATCTATTAAAGATACTACTTACAATTTCGGTGTCTTTAAAGGCGAAGACGTAGCTGTTACTACTGACACTTTATTGGCTTTACCTAGTGTTAAAAGTACCGGGGCAGGCTTGGAAAGCAAAGCTACCGTTAATTCTATCAGCTATGACAGCGCGATGAAAGTTAAAGCTTTCGCACGTATTTCTTTCGTAGACGGAGAAACAGAAGAAGCAGTCGCTACTAAGAAAATCCTAGATGCTGCTAATTAATTTTTCTGTTAGTTCAATTATTGCTTAAGCAATAAAACAGTTATAGGTAAATTAAAAATTAACAGCCGGGATTACTCCCGGCTGTTACTCCATTCTTAGAGCTTATAAAACCCCCATTGTGAGAAGCGCTTAGTAATGAATTACCCTGCACTATTTACTATTGAATGGTCTTTTTATTCAACTTAAGTATCCCAAATCAGTTGAATAATGATAATTGATGGTTAGGATATGGAAAAGGTAATTCATATTCCAAGGTTAAAATCATTATTAACTAGTGCTTATTTCTAAGCACCTTAAATTCAGTTCTACGGTTTAATTGTCTTCCATCAGGATTATCTTTTCCGTTCGGTAATGTATTTGGAGCAATCGGCATCGACTCCCCGTAGCCATGTGCAATAATCCTTGACCTACTAATCCCTTTCGAGATCAGGTAATCTACGCAAGATTGCGCCCTAGCATCAGACAATTTCAAGTTATACGCATCCGTACCTTTACTATCGGTATGCGCGCTTAATTCGATTTCAATATCAGGGTTGTCCACTAATATGGTATATAAAGTATCTAGTACCACTAAAGATTGTGGCCTTAAAGTGGCTTTATCAAAATCGTAATAAATATCCTTAAGGATGATCGGTTTACCCACTTCATACCTCTTTAGGCAGATACCTGGGTTAAACAGCGTATCAGCAGTGTGTAATGTAGCCGTGTTAGCAGAGATCGTTTTAGAGAAGTAATTTTCTTTTTCTGCTAATATCTTGTAGTCTTTATCAAGTTCTACTTCGAATTCATACTTCCCGGTTTCATTCAATACGACTTGATCTATAATTTTATTTTCCGGTTGTAACAGCAATGTAATTTTAGCTCCTGTTAACGGCGCACCGCCATCACAGTCATTCACCATCCCCATCATTACCTTCGCTACTTTTTGAAGCGTGAATACTTCCAAACAGCAAACCGATTCCCTATCAGAACTAAAAAATCCTTGTTGCATGCCGTTATCGGTAGTATTGGGGCAGAAATATATATCATCCTTCGGGGAATTTAAGGGATATCCCATATTAACAGGATTTACCCAATCACCGAAAGAACCCTTGCTGCTAAAGAAATCCATCCCCCCGAAACCGACTCTGCCATTGGTGCTAAAGAGCAACATTTTATTCCTAGTATCATAAAAAGGGGCACAATCGTCTTCTTTAGAATTGATAATATTACCCATATTTACCGGGGCGTTAGGCGTGCCGTTTTGCAAGGTAGCATACCAAAGATCAAACTTACCGTTACCCCCGGGCCTATCTGATGAAAACAATAAATATTTACCGTCGCTGGTAAGCATTGGCTCCTTGGAGCTATATCCATCTGCATTCACGTTAGCGCCTAATTTTACCGGCTCTGACCAGCTGCTTCCCGATCTTTTAGATTCGTAAATCGCGCTCATCTTTTGCCCGTTCTTCGTAGTCCACTTGGTAAGGTACATGGTGTTTCCACCGGGGGATAATGTCGCAACCCCCATATCCATATTTTTCTCAAGGGGAATATCTACCAAGCTGGAATTTTCAAATTCATGGCCGCTCCCGGATGCAGTATAAAGTTTATTAACATAAGGATTCCCTTTTTTATCTAAAGCCCCGGAATCCGGTCTAGAAGAAGTAAAAATGATATTCCCGGCTTTTTCCAGGACAGCAGCATAATTAGCTCCTGCACGATTTACATCTCCTGTAACTTTCATTACAGTAAAACGGGGAGTTTTTTTCATTTCTTCAACTGCAAATTCGCAAGTAGCTATTTCAACAAGGGCTTGGGTCGAATAATCATCGTAACCTTTATATTCCTCTTTAAATTGCTTGAATTGCTGCAAGGCTTCATCGTACCGACCTAAAGCTCTTAAGCATACTGCATATTGATACCTTATTAACGGAAACATGGCAACGGCCTCGGTAGCATTATCATTTATAATAGAAGCGTACCATTTTTCAGCGCTGGCATAATCGTAGTAATGGCGGTAAGATTCTGCAAGCCTGTATTTCACCTCTTCATAATCTTTCACTTTCTTCTTTTCCTTCCTCGAACTTTTATCCACTACATAAGGAATGAATTTCGCTTCCTTGGTATCGAAGGTATTGAGGGCTTTATTATAATATTGGGCGGCAGAATAAAAATCCTTGTTCATATAATATACGTCTGCCGTCCTTCTGTAGTCAGCTACATATTGCGCCAAGGCAGCATTAACAATTACAAGGGATATAACGAATAGAAAAGTAAATTTCTTCATGGGGATACCATTTATTTGAATCGATGGTAATAGAAATCGTCGATATATAATATGAATTCGTTTCATTATTGACTAGAGTCTAGGACAGATGAAATATTCCGGGTCGAAGATTCTTTTCTTACGGAACACGTAAGAAAGTGATACTTCGAAACTGTTACTCCCGTTCACTAATCGTCTCAGGTTAGAGGTATTAGCATCATAGCTTAAGCCGAGTGTGAAATGTTGATAACGGGCGCCGGCAAAAGGTATAACACAATCCTTCCAGCGGTAATTCGCTCCTAGCAACACGTCGCACATCGGGTTTACTAATATCTGCGCATAGGCGCCACCCACGATCTCTTCCGCATTTCCCTGCCGCATATACAAACCCGTGGGAGTAATATTTAACATATCGCTTACCTTGATCCTCATACCACCATGTGCCACGTAACGTACCGGCAATTTACGGTCGCCGTTATCTGCCTCTAAGAATGGATCTTCCGGTTGGGTAAGATGTGCGGCGGCAACTCCAACAAAAGGATTCACCGTATGGTTGGGATTACCGTCGAAGAACATGACCCCCGCATTTACATCGAACACGGTAGAAGAAGTCCTTCCCAAGTTTTCACCGCTGATCATATTCGGATCGAAGCCGATCACAGGATTGTACTGGCTACCAAATTGCAATTTGCTTTGGTCGATCCTGCGGTTGATAATACCGGCTTGTACACCAAATGAAAACTGGCTGGTTTGGTTTCGCCCCAACTTCACGCCGTTATAGGCAATGCTAGCCATTGCATTTAGATAATTATACCCGGCGTCCCCAGCAGACATGTTCAGAACATTTACACCGAGGCCGAGATTTTTTGCAGTGGGAGCATCAAACGACACACCGGCAGTAGAAAATGGTTTGCCGAAGTTGTTCCATTGCGTCCTGTAATTTCCATTTAACCTATAATCACCGTCCACAACACCTGTAAGGCCAGGGTTCAACCATAGGGGGTAAGCGTAGTACTGGGAAAAATGCGGGTCTACCTGTGCTTTGGCAAGCGCCGGCACAAATACACAGAACGCAAGCACTACAATGATGATTTTGTTTCTCATGGGAACATTTTTTGGTTGTTCGAGATAAGCAGGAATGAAGAGGGATACAGCATCATTCCTGCTTTATGTTTTTTAGCTCTAATGAATGTTTTACCTGATGATTGTAATTGTACCTCGTTTATTTACAATCGTTCCATCTTGCAATTGGGCCTTCAGCACGTAGTTGTAAACACCTACCGGTTGTTTCTTACCACTCATCGTTCCATCCCATCCTACAGTCTGATCTTTCGATTGGAATACTAATTGACCCCATTGATTATAAATCCATATCTGCATATTGCTGATCGTTGTACCGTATACATACAAGATATCGTTAAGGCCATCGTTGTTCGGGGTGAATGCGTTCGGAACAAATACCAGGTTACCGGCAGGATTATCGGTATCGGTATCCGACATAAACCAACCACTGTTAGCACATTCACTCAAGCCGATTGCCATTACTTGTAAGCTTACGCTTTGAGCAGGCTGAAGACCGGATACAGTATATGTCAGGCTGTCTTTAGATCTGAATACTGATGTAACACCATTGTCGAAGGATACCCTGTAACCGATCGCCCCGGGTATGGCATCCCATTGGAATGTAACACTGCTCGCCGTCTTGCTTTGTACCGTAACTGTCGGTTGTGCTAATGTTTCCAATACCGTTACCGTGGCTTGTTCCCTGCTGGTGCTTGTACAACCACTGTTTGCATAAGCTGCTTCAACATAGTAAGTAGTAGTTGCCGCCAATGCCGGGGTTATGAATGTGTTGCCTGTAAATACCGGTGTTGTGGCCGTGCTGCTAGTGTACCAGTTAAAGATCACCCCGGCATCAGTTGAAGTTGCCGTTAATGTATCAGGGCTGTTCGGGCAGATCGGATCAGCGTTACCTGTTACCATCGGTGTTCCCGGGCGCGGGCCAACAGTAGCTGTGGCCTCGGCTTTGCCTGTGCTAGCACAAGTGTTGCCAATTACCGCTTCAACATAGTACGTAATATTCGCAGTGAGGTTGCCCGTTGTAAAGCTTGCCCCGGTGAATACCAAGTTACCATTCATATCTGCATCATACCAGCGGTAGGTTACATTTGGTTGAGGATTTTGTATTTCAAATGTTGCAGTACTATTCGAGCAGGTTGTAATTGCACCGTTAACTAGTACCGGCGTTGTCGGTGCATCCGCTACAGTTACTTTTACTGTTGCTCTTGAAGCGCTCGTACAAGTACCTCCTTTCAAGCTTGCCGCGACATAATATGTTGCATCTGTACTCAATGCAGGAGTTTGATAAATACTACCGGTAAACACCAGGTTACCACCGGAAGGAGCATCATACCAATCATATTGCAATTCTGCCCGCGGAGATTTAATTGTAAGGATAGCCATTGTATTCCTACAAATTACTACGTCTGCATTTTCCAATTCAGGCACATCTATTCCGTCATTTACGCTTACCGTAACTTTTGTCCTGTTGGCGCTCATACAATTATTGATATTGATTGCCTCGACATAGTAATCGGTAGATACGCTTAATACCGGGGTTGTAAAGTCTGCACCCGTAGCAACTACATTACCTCCTGTTGCTGCATCGTACCAACGGTAAGTTATACCGCTCAAAGGATTGGAAACATGCAACATGGCAGTAGAACCGCTACAGATAGCAACACTATCAGCATCCACAACAACATCTGTTGGTACTGCCTTAACAGACACTACAACTGCAACTCTTCCGGAAGTATTTGTACAAGTACCATTATATGCTTCCACGAAGTAGGTTGTCGTATTCGTCAAAGACGGAGTCGTGTAAGCAGTATCTGTTGCCAACAAGCTTCCACCTATCATGGCATCATACCAGCGGTATTCTATTCCGTTTTGCCTGTTTTGAACCAATAAAGTTGTTGTATTACCGGCACAAATTTCGGTACCGTCAACTACGACTGGTGCAGTTGGCACCGCTTTCACCGTGATATCGACTTGTGTCCTTGAACTACTTGAGCAGCCGCTAGCCGTGCTATCAGCAACGTAGAAGCTCCTATCCATTGTTAATATCGGCGTGATAAATTTAGAACCGGTAAACAGTAAGTTACCACCCGTTGGTGCATCAAACCATTGATAAATATGGCCTGATTGTGGGCTTTTCACGTTCAAGGACAGGTTAGTTCCAGAGCAAACGGTGTAGCTCGTAGAGTCAACCGTTGGTGCAGGAGGTATCTCTCCTCCCTTCACTGTAGCCAAGGCCCTAGTTGAGCTTGCGCAGCTCGAACCATTCAAGGCTTCCACGAAGTATGTTACGCTATCGGAAGCAGGCACCGTTGTGAAGTTAATACCAGTGTGCAACAAGTTGCCATTCACCGCGGCATCATACCAATTATAAGTAAGATTAGCTTGTGGATTCTGAATATTAAAGGTGACACTATTATTACCACAAGAAATTAACTGATCGTTCACCAATACGGGCACACCTGGAATAGCATTCACGGTAGCAGTAGCTGCCACCCTTCCCGTTGCACTGGCACAATCACCTGTGCTAGCTTCAACATAATAAACCGCACTTGCATTTAATACAGGGGTAGTAAAAGTTGCCCCGGTAAATATCGCGGTTCCACCTGTTGAAGTATTGTACCACCTGTATGTTACCCCGGTTTCAGCAACAACATTGAAAGTTGCCGTACCTCCAGCACAAAGTGCCAGTGTAGGTGCTTGTAAAACCGGTGTTGGCGCAATACTTCCAACATTTACGGTTACTGCCGCTCTTGCGCCACTGTTGGTACAAGTACCATTATATGTTTCAACATAATAAGTAGTGGTGCTACTTAATGCAGGTGTTATATAAATACTATCTGTTGCTAATAAGTTACCGTTTGTCGCGGCATCAAACCAGCGGATCTGGGTTGTGGAATTGCTTGCAACTGCTTTCAATACAACGGTATTCCCCGGACAAATAGTTGTATCACTAGTTACGATTACCGGGGGATCCGGAACAGGTAACACGTTCACAAATACCGCTTTCCTAATCGGATTCGGGCAGCTTGTAGATTCGCGCACACTTTCCGCATAGTAAATGGCAAACGTGTCAAGTGCCGGGGTAGTAAAGGAAGTTGTATTGGTAGCAATTGGTGTTCCGCCTACTGCAGTCGTGTACCAGTTTACTTGTACCCCGGCTGGGGCTGTCGCATTAAAGGTAGCTGTACTACCTGCACATATAGTTACGTCATTCAACGCAATTTCAGGGGCAGGGACTACACGGTAAGCGTAGTAAACTCTCAAGTTATTAAATCCAGTAACTAATCCACCGCCGATTTTAACTTCAACTTCATCGAAGGCAGCAGCTGGTTTGAAAGTCACTTTAAACTTATTCGTACCACCGCCCAACAAATCGATCTTGATAGCAGCGTTATTCAACTGGATATTTTCGTTATTGCTTGCGCCTGCATTAATAGAGTTAATCGTAATAGCTCCTAGTATGCTGGCATTGATAACTGTATTCGGCACTTCCAGGATAATACTCACCGAGTCTCCCAGGTTACTTACGCTACCAAAGTTTAACCTTTGACCGTAAGAAGCTCCCACGACACCTACAGGTATATTGATTTGCGCGAAGTTAGTCGTATCATTATCAACAGAATTATTTGGATCTGTAATTGCACAGAGAACGCATACACCATCCACTACAGCTGTTTGAGCATTGGCAATATCACAACCCGGGTTAAAGTTTTTATCAACCGTTAATGCAATCGCCGTTCTACCGCTAGTACATCCTGAGGCAGATAC includes the following:
- a CDS encoding OmpA family protein, with the translated sequence MKKFTFLFVISLVIVNAALAQYVADYRRTADVYYMNKDFYSAAQYYNKALNTFDTKEAKFIPYVVDKSSRKEKKKVKDYEEVKYRLAESYRHYYDYASAEKWYASIINDNATEAVAMFPLIRYQYAVCLRALGRYDEALQQFKQFKEEYKGYDDYSTQALVEIATCEFAVEEMKKTPRFTVMKVTGDVNRAGANYAAVLEKAGNIIFTSSRPDSGALDKKGNPYVNKLYTASGSGHEFENSSLVDIPLEKNMDMGVATLSPGGNTMYLTKWTTKNGQKMSAIYESKRSGSSWSEPVKLGANVNADGYSSKEPMLTSDGKYLLFSSDRPGGNGKFDLWYATLQNGTPNAPVNMGNIINSKEDDCAPFYDTRNKMLLFSTNGRVGFGGMDFFSSKGSFGDWVNPVNMGYPLNSPKDDIYFCPNTTDNGMQQGFFSSDRESVCCLEVFTLQKVAKVMMGMVNDCDGGAPLTGAKITLLLQPENKIIDQVVLNETGKYEFEVELDKDYKILAEKENYFSKTISANTATLHTADTLFNPGICLKRYEVGKPIILKDIYYDFDKATLRPQSLVVLDTLYTILVDNPDIEIELSAHTDSKGTDAYNLKLSDARAQSCVDYLISKGISRSRIIAHGYGESMPIAPNTLPNGKDNPDGRQLNRRTEFKVLRNKH
- a CDS encoding PfkB family carbohydrate kinase, coding for MSLTVVGSMAFDEIETPFGKSGKIIGGSATYIAWAASNFLDSVNQVSVIGEDFPKDELDELSKKGVQLEGVQMKQGEKSFYWAGRYHMDMNTRDTLATELNVLADFDPMIPDSYQSSEFLILGNLTPQVQKSVIEQFKVRPKLIVMDTMNFWMETALSDLLEVIKMVDVLLVNDSEARQLTGEYSLVKAAKKILTMGPKYLIIKKGEHGALLFSENHVFFAPAMPLDDVFDPTGAGDTFAGGFIGHIARTKDISFENMKTAIIVGSAMASFCVEQFGVKRLRGITRDDISERLDQFVQLVNFDIDLV
- a CDS encoding MATE family efflux transporter; translated protein: MRLSQRVSRVQRIFGLIGNAITGKEYNYTSGSIKQAIVLLAIPMILEMVMESLFAVVDIYFVSELGKNSIATVGLTESMLMIIYSLAMGIGMAATALVARRTGEKDKDGASRAAAQTLLVGIIVSLLISIPGAFFAPQLLKLMGAGNEVLQVGTSYTRIMLGSNIVITLLFLVNGIFRGAGNAVMAMQSLWLANIINIICCPIFIFGWGPIPAFGLKGAAIATVVGRSTGVIFQLWFLFRGNKNINFNFALFKPNMALMKQVVKIASSAAGQFLINSASWIVLIRIISSFGEAAIAGYTIGIRVVIFSLLPAWGLANAAATLVGQNLGAQQPDRAEQSVYRAAFYNMAVLGTISVFFIVFTKGIIGMFTHEPEVIRYGVDCLRIVSIGFLVYAFGMVIIQSINGAGDTRTPLLINIVGFWLIQIPLAYILAIIFRFGPPGVFIAICIAETVVAAIGFAIFRRGKWKLVHI
- a CDS encoding PorP/SprF family type IX secretion system membrane protein — its product is MRNKIIIVVLAFCVFVPALAKAQVDPHFSQYYAYPLWLNPGLTGVVDGDYRLNGNYRTQWNNFGKPFSTAGVSFDAPTAKNLGLGVNVLNMSAGDAGYNYLNAMASIAYNGVKLGRNQTSQFSFGVQAGIINRRIDQSKLQFGSQYNPVIGFDPNMISGENLGRTSSTVFDVNAGVMFFDGNPNHTVNPFVGVAAAHLTQPEDPFLEADNGDRKLPVRYVAHGGMRIKVSDMLNITPTGLYMRQGNAEEIVGGAYAQILVNPMCDVLLGANYRWKDCVIPFAGARYQHFTLGLSYDANTSNLRRLVNGSNSFEVSLSYVFRKKRIFDPEYFICPRL
- a CDS encoding S1/P1 nuclease, whose protein sequence is MHKLINFKKTIILVLILVLGSNTYAWGPTGHRVVAEIANRHLSSRAKKAIAGIIGNESLAMIANWPDFIKSDTTNKYKHTSPWHYVDFPGHISRETFDEMIREDKAQGELYKQTLAMIEQLKNPASSKEEKRFALSFLVHMIGDMHQPLHVGHDEDQGGNKISVKWFDKPTNLHRVWDEHLIDFQQLSYTEYTNWLDRSPLSTIKTIQGGSITDWLFESHLIADKIYDRTKDGDQLSYRYNYIFVNDLNNQLLKGGLRLAKVLNDIYK